The following proteins are co-located in the Hemitrygon akajei unplaced genomic scaffold, sHemAka1.3 Scf000058, whole genome shotgun sequence genome:
- the LOC140721601 gene encoding uncharacterized protein, translating into MAHQRVHTGERPFTCSDCGKGFIQSSKLKEHQRVHTGERPYTCSDCGKGFTQSSSLLAHQSVHTGEWPFTCSVCAKGFTRSSSLLAHQSVHTGVWPFICSDCGKGFIRSCDLLAHQRVHTRERPFTCCECGRGFARSSDLLIHQSVHTGERPFTCSDCGKGFILSHEQLVHKSVHTGEWPFTCSDCGKGFTRSSQLQRHQRVHTE; encoded by the coding sequence atggcacaccagcgagttcacactggagagcggccgttcacctgctccgactgtgggaagggattcattcagtcatctaaactgaaggaacatcagcgagttcacactggagagaggccatacacctgctcagactgtgggaagggattcactcagtcatcctccctattggcacaccagtcagttcacactggggagtggccgttcacctgctcagtgtgtgcgaaaggattcactcgatcatcctccctattggcacatcagtcagttcacactggagtatggccattcatttgctcagactgtgggaagggattcattcggtcatgtgatctgctggcacaccagcgagttcacactagggagaggccgttcacctgctgtgaatgtggaaggggattcgctcggtcatctgatctactgatacaccagtcagttcacactggtgagaggccattcacgtgctcagactgtgggaagggattcattctgtcACACGAACaactggtacacaagtcagttcacactggggagtggccgttcacctgctcagactgtgggaagggattcactcggtcatctcaactacagagacaccagcgagttcacaccgagtAG